A section of the bacterium SCSIO 12696 genome encodes:
- the arsS gene encoding arsenosugar biosynthesis radical SAM protein ArsS (Some members of this family are selenoproteins.), with the protein MLDTRPLLLDTDFPPLRRGALTTLQVNLGYLCNLSCTHCHVNAGPKRTELMSRENVELVLQVLKHHRLQTLDLTGGAPEMNPHFRYLVEQATELGVEVIDRCNLTILQEPGYEDLAEFLADHKVTIVASLPCYSEQNVNKQRGKGVFGDSIDALQKLNKLGYGIRDDLPLNLVYNPNGAFLPPPQMQLENDYKQQLREQFGIEFHSLFTITNMPISRFGGMLLAKGLFNDYMDLLKQSYSDNNLETVMCHSLISVDWQGNLYDCDFNQMLELPLQEVSSLIASDRQRHLSQLLQSDFNGNPIVIGEHCYGCTAGQGSSCGGALEE; encoded by the coding sequence ATGCTTGATACCCGCCCACTGTTGCTGGATACAGATTTTCCTCCGCTGCGTCGCGGAGCACTGACCACTTTACAGGTGAATCTGGGGTATTTGTGCAATCTCAGCTGCACCCATTGCCACGTGAATGCCGGCCCCAAGCGTACTGAATTGATGAGTCGTGAAAACGTGGAACTGGTGTTGCAAGTATTGAAACATCATCGCCTGCAGACCCTCGACTTAACGGGTGGCGCCCCGGAAATGAACCCTCACTTTCGCTATCTGGTCGAGCAGGCAACCGAGTTGGGGGTGGAGGTGATTGATCGCTGCAACCTGACCATTTTGCAAGAGCCCGGTTATGAAGATTTGGCTGAATTTCTCGCGGATCACAAAGTGACCATAGTGGCGTCGCTACCCTGTTACTCAGAGCAGAACGTCAATAAGCAGCGTGGCAAGGGGGTTTTTGGTGACAGTATTGATGCGCTGCAAAAACTCAACAAGCTGGGTTACGGTATCCGTGACGATTTGCCCCTGAATCTGGTTTATAACCCCAATGGCGCCTTTTTGCCGCCGCCGCAAATGCAGCTGGAAAACGATTACAAGCAGCAGCTGAGAGAGCAGTTTGGCATCGAGTTTCACAGCCTGTTTACCATCACCAATATGCCCATCAGCCGTTTTGGCGGCATGCTGTTGGCCAAGGGTTTGTTTAACGACTACATGGATTTGCTTAAACAGAGCTACAGCGATAACAATTTGGAAACAGTCATGTGCCATTCTTTGATCAGTGTGGACTGGCAGGGCAACCTGTATGACTGCGATTTTAACCAGATGTTGGAGCTGCCCTTGCAGGAAGTCAGCTCCCTGATTGCCAGTGACCGCCAGCGCCACCTGAGCCAATTGTTGCAAAGTGATTTTAATGGCAACCCCATTGTGATTGGCGAGCATTGCTACGGTTGTACCGCCGGGCAGGGCAGCAGTTGCGGGGGCGCACTGGAAGAGTAG
- the cobB gene encoding NAD-dependent protein deacylase, producing the protein MANQFHSIVVLTGAGISAESGIRTFRAIDGLWEEHRIEDVASPEGFQRNPEFVHRFYSERRQQLLGDDIKPNLAHQALAHFEQAWQGNFLLVTQNIDDLHERSGSQNLIHMHGELLKMRCSNSGQLYPWREASTVDSLCECCSPAAKLRPHVVWFGEMPLEMERIYQALEQCDLFVSIGTSGNVYPAAGFFQVAHQAGAHTVELNLEPSASASKFAEQEYGPATELVPEFFNQLLGNATDLKPKDND; encoded by the coding sequence ATGGCCAATCAATTTCATTCTATCGTAGTGCTCACCGGCGCGGGTATCTCTGCTGAGTCCGGTATCCGTACATTTCGTGCCATCGATGGTTTGTGGGAAGAGCACAGAATTGAGGACGTCGCCTCACCAGAAGGGTTTCAACGCAATCCAGAATTTGTACACCGCTTCTACAGCGAGCGCCGTCAGCAATTACTCGGCGATGACATAAAACCCAATTTGGCACACCAGGCCCTGGCCCACTTTGAACAAGCCTGGCAAGGCAATTTTCTGCTAGTTACCCAAAATATCGACGATTTGCACGAGCGCAGTGGCAGCCAAAACCTGATTCATATGCACGGAGAGTTGCTGAAAATGCGTTGTTCAAACAGCGGGCAGCTCTACCCATGGCGCGAGGCAAGCACCGTGGACAGCTTGTGCGAGTGTTGTTCACCCGCGGCAAAGCTAAGGCCTCACGTGGTTTGGTTTGGTGAAATGCCCCTGGAAATGGAGCGCATTTATCAGGCCCTGGAACAGTGCGATCTGTTTGTTTCCATTGGCACATCCGGCAATGTCTATCCCGCCGCCGGATTTTTTCAAGTTGCTCACCAGGCAGGTGCCCATACCGTAGAGCTGAATCTGGAGCCCAGCGCATCGGCTTCAAAGTTCGCCGAACAGGAATACGGGCCGGCCACTGAGCTAGTACCGGAATTTTTCAACCAGTTGCTTGGGAATGCAACTGATCTCAAACCAAAAGACAATGATTGA
- a CDS encoding TIGR04283 family arsenosugar biosynthesis glycosyltransferase — protein sequence MHQKLSIIIPALNEAQLIEDTLKPLQPLRQEGVEIILCDGGSRDNTTQLAEPLVDIVWLCDPGRARQMNAGAMIASGDYLLFLHADTQLPDDFLECWQSIQKHQPLWGFFKVRLSGSEALLKMVTFFINLRSRLTSVATGDQCIYVQRTLFDQLGGYRDIPLMEDVELTTRLRQQKRARLVEPPVLTSSRRWERDGVWRTVWLMWRLRWRFFRGADPGELVKQYY from the coding sequence ATGCACCAAAAGCTGTCGATTATTATTCCTGCGCTCAACGAAGCGCAGTTAATTGAAGACACCCTAAAGCCGCTGCAGCCCCTTCGTCAGGAAGGGGTCGAAATTATTTTGTGCGACGGTGGCAGCCGCGATAACACCACTCAATTGGCCGAACCCTTGGTGGATATAGTCTGGCTTTGCGATCCTGGGCGAGCTCGGCAAATGAATGCCGGGGCCATGATTGCCTCCGGTGACTACCTGTTGTTCCTCCACGCAGATACCCAGTTGCCAGATGATTTTCTGGAATGTTGGCAAAGCATTCAAAAGCATCAGCCCCTGTGGGGCTTTTTTAAAGTGCGCCTCAGTGGCTCCGAGGCGCTGCTGAAAATGGTGACTTTCTTTATCAATTTGCGTTCCCGACTTACCTCCGTGGCCACCGGGGATCAGTGCATCTATGTGCAGCGCACCTTGTTTGATCAACTGGGAGGCTATCGGGATATTCCATTGATGGAAGATGTCGAATTGACAACCCGGTTGCGCCAGCAAAAGCGCGCCCGTTTGGTGGAGCCACCGGTATTGACCTCCAGCCGGCGCTGGGAGCGTGATGGTGTTTGGCGCACGGTGTGGCTGATGTGGCGATTGCGCTGGCGCTTTTTTCGCGGTGCAGACCCCGGTGAATTGGTAAAACAGTATTACTAG